In Humulus lupulus chromosome 6, drHumLupu1.1, whole genome shotgun sequence, a single genomic region encodes these proteins:
- the LOC133782266 gene encoding uncharacterized protein LOC133782266 isoform X2: MWRFKPFMQKETAGLEGRSMDVGNLKIHIRNVIAEGGFSCVYLARDTLHASKQYALKHIICNDDESLDLVMKEISVMKALKGHPNIVTLYAHTILDMGRTKEAFLAMEFCEKSLVSVLESRGSGYFDEKQVLAMFRDICNAVFAMHCQSPAVAHRDLKAENLLLGPDGLWKLCDFGSTSTNHKRFEKPEEMGIEEDNIRKHTTPAYRAPEMWDLFRREIINEKVDIWALGCLLFRICYFKSAFDGESKLQILNGNYRIPELPKYSSTITDLIKDLLQSSPDDRPDITQVWFRFNEQLPVASQKSLPDRPPEMKSTEIHEGNSRLPSNKSPPMPRRSPPPPPSSGEPSRDSSQHLPTSKAVGGAGQLGAFWSSQHAKESLVKDESEPKFDEEPTSHSTAKHDKIRSENHLLSKNIGYGKEDTATKSQNVGRNSYAKPKPEDGPSKEFELSFFQKDRDHHIERPKASNTGSSETFSDNSFNTFVAEFDTRKFSPEAGINTRSSKEEALEAELDKLKEQLIQANSEKVEMTSKFEKLSAICRSQRQELQELKQALAARMPSPNRDASRNQTSPGIRSSGAPMLREGAIRELQQDKDNRNTVSPEAKMWQPFAEETKSQQPQAISKSVRTRNGQQNMSPAQVNSGFESWGFGTDNFTAAPTGSSQMSRPFGEGNKTQRIDEAKIMEGKAASQPAGWAGF, encoded by the exons ATGTGGAGGTTCAAACCCTTTATGCAAAAGGAAACAGCTGGGCTTGAAGGCCGTTCTATGGATGTGGGGAATCTTAAAATACATATTCGAAATGTGATTGCTGAGGGAGGCTTTTCATGTGTATACTTAGCTCGCGACACTCTTCACGCGTCGAAGCAGTATGCTTTAAAGCACATTATATGCAATGATGACGAGTCACTAGATTTGGTGATGAAAGAGATTTCGGTTATGAAGGCACTTAAAGGACATCCCAACATAGTTACACTCTATGCTCATACCATCTTGGATATGGGACGGACTAAAGAAGCATTCCTTGCAATGGAATTTTGTGAGAAATCTCTGGTCAGTGTGCTGGAAAGTAGGGGCTCAGGTTATTTTGATGAAAAACAAGTCCTTGCAATGTTCAGAGACATTTGTAATGCAGTTTTTGCAATGCATTGCCAATCTCCAGCTGTTGCTCACAG GGACTTGAAAGCTGAGAATCTTCTTTTAGGTCCTGATGGATTGTGGAAGTTGTGTGATTTTGGTAGCACCTCTACGAATCACAAACGCTTTGAGAAGCCTGAAGAGATGGGCATAGAAGAGGACAATATCAGAAAGCACACAACACCTGCCTATAGAGCTCCCGAG ATGTGGGATCTATTCCGAAGAGAAATTATAAATGAGAAGGTCGATATTTGG GCTCTTGGGTGTCTTCTTTTTCGCATTTGCTACTTCAAAAGTGCATTCGATGGAGAATCAAAGCTGCAAATATTAAATGGGAACTATCGCATTCCGGAGTTACCTAAATACAGCTCAACAATCACGGACCTGATCAAAGATTTACTTCAATCTTCACCAGACGACAGACCAGACATCACGCAG GTGTGGTTTCGTTTCAATGAGCAGTTACCTGTGGCATCACAGAAGTCTTTACCTGATAGGCCACCTGAAATGAAGTCTACTGAAATACATGAAG GTAATTCAAGGTTGCCTTCAAACAAGTCACCCCCTATGCCTCGTAGAAGCCCACCTCCCCCACCTTCATCTGGAGAACCTTCTAGAGATTCATCACAACATCTACCTACATCCAAGGCAGTAGGAGGTGCAGGGCAGCTTGGTGCTTTCTGGTCCTCACAACATGCAAAGGAGTCACTGGTCAAAGACGAGAGTGAGCCAAAATTTGATGAGGAGCCAACTAGCCATAGTACGGCAAAGCATGATAAGATTCGTTCAGAGAATCATCTTTTATCAAAGAACATTGGTTATGGAAAAGAAGATACAGCAACAAAAAGTCAAAATGTAGGAAGAAACTCATATGCAAAACCCAAGCCTGAGGATGGGCCATCAAAAGAATTTGAATTAAGTTTCTTTCAAAAGGATAGGGATCACCACATTGAGAGGCCCAAAGCATCAAATACTGGCAGCTCAGAAACTTTCAGTGACAACTCTTTTAACACTTTTGTTGCTGAATTTGATACCAGAAAATTCAGCCCAGAAGCCGGTATTAATACAAGATCAAGTAAAGAAGAAGCCTTAGAGGCTGAATTAGATAAGCTGAAGGAACAGCTGATTCAAGCGAACTCTGAAAAGGTTGAAATGACCTCTAAATTCGAAAAACTATCTGCCATTTGCCGATCTCAGAGGCAGGAGTTACAGGAACTTAAACAAGCACTTGCAGCTAGAATGCCGTCACCAAACAGAGATGCTTCAAGAAATCAAACTTCACCTGGAATACGGTCATCTGGAGCTCCAATG CTGCGAGAAGGAGCAATTCGGGAACTCCAGCAAGACAAGGATAACAGGAACACTGTGAGCCCCGAGGCAAAGATGTGGCAGCCTTTTGCAGAGGAAACCAAGTCACAGCAACCTCAAGCAATAAGCAAGTCTGTCAGGACGAGAAATGGCCAGCAGAACATGTCACCCGCCCAAGTGAATTCTGGTTTTGAGTCATGGGGCTTTGGAACAGATAATTTTACTGCTGCGCCTACTGGGAGCTCGCAAATGTCAAGACCATTTGGTGAAGGAAATAAAACTCAGCGCATTGATGAGGCAAAGATCATGGAGGGCAAGGCAGCATCTCAACCGGCCGGGTGGGCTGGTTTCTAA
- the LOC133782266 gene encoding uncharacterized protein LOC133782266 isoform X1 produces MWRFKPFMQKETAGLEGRSMDVGNLKIHIRNVIAEGGFSCVYLARDTLHASKQYALKHIICNDDESLDLVMKEISVMKALKGHPNIVTLYAHTILDMGRTKEAFLAMEFCEKSLVSVLESRGSGYFDEKQVLAMFRDICNAVFAMHCQSPAVAHRDLKAENLLLGPDGLWKLCDFGSTSTNHKRFEKPEEMGIEEDNIRKHTTPAYRAPEMWDLFRREIINEKVDIWALGCLLFRICYFKSAFDGESKLQILNGNYRIPELPKYSSTITDLIKDLLQSSPDDRPDITQVWFRFNEQLPVASQKSLPDRPPEMKSTEIHEAGNSRLPSNKSPPMPRRSPPPPPSSGEPSRDSSQHLPTSKAVGGAGQLGAFWSSQHAKESLVKDESEPKFDEEPTSHSTAKHDKIRSENHLLSKNIGYGKEDTATKSQNVGRNSYAKPKPEDGPSKEFELSFFQKDRDHHIERPKASNTGSSETFSDNSFNTFVAEFDTRKFSPEAGINTRSSKEEALEAELDKLKEQLIQANSEKVEMTSKFEKLSAICRSQRQELQELKQALAARMPSPNRDASRNQTSPGIRSSGAPMLREGAIRELQQDKDNRNTVSPEAKMWQPFAEETKSQQPQAISKSVRTRNGQQNMSPAQVNSGFESWGFGTDNFTAAPTGSSQMSRPFGEGNKTQRIDEAKIMEGKAASQPAGWAGF; encoded by the exons ATGTGGAGGTTCAAACCCTTTATGCAAAAGGAAACAGCTGGGCTTGAAGGCCGTTCTATGGATGTGGGGAATCTTAAAATACATATTCGAAATGTGATTGCTGAGGGAGGCTTTTCATGTGTATACTTAGCTCGCGACACTCTTCACGCGTCGAAGCAGTATGCTTTAAAGCACATTATATGCAATGATGACGAGTCACTAGATTTGGTGATGAAAGAGATTTCGGTTATGAAGGCACTTAAAGGACATCCCAACATAGTTACACTCTATGCTCATACCATCTTGGATATGGGACGGACTAAAGAAGCATTCCTTGCAATGGAATTTTGTGAGAAATCTCTGGTCAGTGTGCTGGAAAGTAGGGGCTCAGGTTATTTTGATGAAAAACAAGTCCTTGCAATGTTCAGAGACATTTGTAATGCAGTTTTTGCAATGCATTGCCAATCTCCAGCTGTTGCTCACAG GGACTTGAAAGCTGAGAATCTTCTTTTAGGTCCTGATGGATTGTGGAAGTTGTGTGATTTTGGTAGCACCTCTACGAATCACAAACGCTTTGAGAAGCCTGAAGAGATGGGCATAGAAGAGGACAATATCAGAAAGCACACAACACCTGCCTATAGAGCTCCCGAG ATGTGGGATCTATTCCGAAGAGAAATTATAAATGAGAAGGTCGATATTTGG GCTCTTGGGTGTCTTCTTTTTCGCATTTGCTACTTCAAAAGTGCATTCGATGGAGAATCAAAGCTGCAAATATTAAATGGGAACTATCGCATTCCGGAGTTACCTAAATACAGCTCAACAATCACGGACCTGATCAAAGATTTACTTCAATCTTCACCAGACGACAGACCAGACATCACGCAG GTGTGGTTTCGTTTCAATGAGCAGTTACCTGTGGCATCACAGAAGTCTTTACCTGATAGGCCACCTGAAATGAAGTCTACTGAAATACATGAAG CAGGTAATTCAAGGTTGCCTTCAAACAAGTCACCCCCTATGCCTCGTAGAAGCCCACCTCCCCCACCTTCATCTGGAGAACCTTCTAGAGATTCATCACAACATCTACCTACATCCAAGGCAGTAGGAGGTGCAGGGCAGCTTGGTGCTTTCTGGTCCTCACAACATGCAAAGGAGTCACTGGTCAAAGACGAGAGTGAGCCAAAATTTGATGAGGAGCCAACTAGCCATAGTACGGCAAAGCATGATAAGATTCGTTCAGAGAATCATCTTTTATCAAAGAACATTGGTTATGGAAAAGAAGATACAGCAACAAAAAGTCAAAATGTAGGAAGAAACTCATATGCAAAACCCAAGCCTGAGGATGGGCCATCAAAAGAATTTGAATTAAGTTTCTTTCAAAAGGATAGGGATCACCACATTGAGAGGCCCAAAGCATCAAATACTGGCAGCTCAGAAACTTTCAGTGACAACTCTTTTAACACTTTTGTTGCTGAATTTGATACCAGAAAATTCAGCCCAGAAGCCGGTATTAATACAAGATCAAGTAAAGAAGAAGCCTTAGAGGCTGAATTAGATAAGCTGAAGGAACAGCTGATTCAAGCGAACTCTGAAAAGGTTGAAATGACCTCTAAATTCGAAAAACTATCTGCCATTTGCCGATCTCAGAGGCAGGAGTTACAGGAACTTAAACAAGCACTTGCAGCTAGAATGCCGTCACCAAACAGAGATGCTTCAAGAAATCAAACTTCACCTGGAATACGGTCATCTGGAGCTCCAATG CTGCGAGAAGGAGCAATTCGGGAACTCCAGCAAGACAAGGATAACAGGAACACTGTGAGCCCCGAGGCAAAGATGTGGCAGCCTTTTGCAGAGGAAACCAAGTCACAGCAACCTCAAGCAATAAGCAAGTCTGTCAGGACGAGAAATGGCCAGCAGAACATGTCACCCGCCCAAGTGAATTCTGGTTTTGAGTCATGGGGCTTTGGAACAGATAATTTTACTGCTGCGCCTACTGGGAGCTCGCAAATGTCAAGACCATTTGGTGAAGGAAATAAAACTCAGCGCATTGATGAGGCAAAGATCATGGAGGGCAAGGCAGCATCTCAACCGGCCGGGTGGGCTGGTTTCTAA